The Verrucomicrobiota bacterium DNA window AAAAGTGAAGCCACAACCGTTCGCTTCACCCATTATCTCACCTCAAGAATGCATAATTGATGTGCTGCCGAACCGAATCTGATGGGCCATCCGGGTGTCCATTTCCCATCAGCGGCGCGCATAAATGCCAAGGAATGGATTTTTAAACATTCGCCATGCGAACAGGAAATGTAAGGTTATCCGCGGGTCAAATCGGGACAAGCACTGACGCCTCGATCATTTCCAACACGAAAACCGCATTCCTGTTCATGCCACCGAGACCCTTTGCAGTTTTTTGCGCTTTACTAGTCGCTGCCGGATTGATCGGCGGACCGCCTGTAGTTCAGGCGGCTGGCTTGGTGGCGGCGTATTCGTTCAACGAGGGCACGGGGACGACCGTTGCGGACGCCTCTGGCAACGGCAACACGGGCACGATCGCAAACGCGACCTGGACCCCCGCCGGCAAGTTCAGCAACGCGCTATTGTTCAATGGGACCAATGCGCGCATAACCATCAGCGATTCGCCTTCCTTGCATTTGACGACCGGCATGACATTGGAGGCGTGGGTGAATCCGTCCGCCGTGGACAGCGCATGGCGCGACGTGATCTACAAGGGGAATGACAACTACTATTTGATGGGCACCACATCGACGGGCGGCGAGCCAGCGGTGGGCGGATACTTTGGCGGGGTCAATGCCAATCTGTATGGCCCGTTGGTGCTGAGCTTGAATACCTGGACGCACCTGGCGGCGACTTACGATGGAGCAACGCTTCGATTATATGTGAACGGAGTCCAAGTCTCGAGTGCGGCGCAGACTGGAAATATTCTTACCTCGTCGAACCCGTTGCAAATTGGCGGAGACAGCATTTTCGGACAGTACTTCCAAGGGATGATCGACGAAGTGCGTGTCTATGATCTGGCCTTGAGCGCCAGCCAGATTCAAACCGACATGAACACCTCCATTGGTCCGCCGGCCAATCAGCCGCCGGTGGCGCAAGCGAATGCCACACCGAAGGCAGGTGTCGCGCCTTTGGACGTTGCGTTCTCGAGCAGCGGGTCGCAGGATCCGGAAGGGCTGCCGCTTTCGTACAACTGGACGTTTGGCGATGGAACCCCTTCATCCACTGCGACGAATCCCGCTCACACCTACCTCACGGCTGGATTATACGCAGCCTGGTTGACGGTTTCAGATGGTGTCAACTCGACGACTTCCAGCGTCGTGAACATCACCGTGGGAACAGTCGGCGAACCTCCGCCAGCCGTGTCTTTCAGCAACACCAACTATCCAGTCGCGGAAAACAGCGGTATCGCGACCATCAATGTCTGGTTGGACAAGTTTTACTACGTGGATGTGTTCGTCGATTTCGCCACGGCGGGAGGCACTGCGACGCCCGGCGTGGACTATGTCACGAACAGCGGGACACTCCACTTCCTGCCCGGTCAAACGAATCAATCGTTCCTCGTCACGCTGCTCAATTCCAGCGGTCAGAATCCGACCTCGCGAACGGTTCATCTGACATTGAGCAATTTTTCTGGAGCGAGTCCAGGAAATCCCGTGGCCGCTGACCTCGTGATTCTCGACCCAGATGCACCCCCGCGCCTCGTTTCGCCGTGCCTGACCAGCAACGGTTTGTTCCAAGCCACAGTGGTCGGCCTGCCGGGCCAGATTTTTTCCGTCGAGTGCTCCCAGACACTCAGCAATTGGACTTCGCTGATTACGCTGACCAATGTGGCCGGCTCCATGAACTTCACGGACGTAACGTCGCCTGGCGCGTCCGTCCGTTTCTACCGAACCGTGAGCGGTTATCGCGGTGTGTTTACCCAGCACAACGACAACTTCCGAACGGGTCAGAATCTCAATGAAACAATACTGACTCCGACCAACGTGACTTCAGCGACCTTCGGAAAACTTTTTTCGTATCCGCTGGATGGAATTGCTTACGCCTCCCCCCTCTACGTGGCCAACGTCAGCATCCCCGGGCAGGGCTTCCACAATGTCATTTACGTGGCGACGGAACACGACAGCGTTTATGCGTTTGACGCTGACGGACTGGGCACCAATCCGCTCTGGCAGGTCAGTTTCATCAATCCCGCCGCGGGCATCACCACGGTGCCCGCCGACGACACCGGCGAGTGCTGCGATATCGCGCCTGAGATCGGAATTACAGGCACTCCTGTGATTGATCCGGTCAGTGGCACACTTTACGCCGTTGCCAAAACCAAGGAAGTCAACGGGAGCAACACAGATTATGTGCAACGACTTCACGCGCTCGACATCACCAGCGGCGCGGAAAAGTTCGGCGGACCGGTGGTGATTCAAGCCACGGTGCCCGGGACTGGTGTCGGATCGCAGGCCGGACAACTGCCATTCCTGTCGCTTCGCGAGAACCAGCACCCGGCCTTGCTTCTGAACCATGCCGTCATTTACATCGCGTTCGCAAGTCATGGAGACAATCAACCGTATCACGGATGGATTTTGGGATACCACGCCACCACACTTCAGCAAACGATGGCGTTCTGCGCCACACCCGACGCTGAAGGTGCCGGCATCTGGATGGGTAGCGGCGGCCTGTCCGCCGACGCCGATGGCAACATCTACTTCGTCACCGGCGACGGAACATTCGACGCGAACACCGGCGGTGCGGACTACGGGGATACCTTCATGAAGCTCAGTACCAATGGCACCGTGCTGGATTATTTTACACCCTTTGATCAGGCGAGCCTCGATGCTGGAAATCACGACCTTGGATCGGCGAACGCCCTGTTGCTCCCCGATCAACCCGGTAACCACCCGCACCTGGTCACCAGCGCCGGCAAGAACGACGTGCTGTACCTCGTTGACCGCGATAACATGGGGCACTTCAACTCCGTTGACGACAGCCAGATCGTACAATCGATGACGTTGTCCAATGCGAACTTCATCAACCCCGTCTATTTCAACGGCTACGTGTACTACAGCGTGACCAGCACAAAAATTGCCGCGTATCGGTTGAACAACGGATTGCTTCCTG harbors:
- a CDS encoding PKD domain-containing protein, giving the protein MPPRPFAVFCALLVAAGLIGGPPVVQAAGLVAAYSFNEGTGTTVADASGNGNTGTIANATWTPAGKFSNALLFNGTNARITISDSPSLHLTTGMTLEAWVNPSAVDSAWRDVIYKGNDNYYLMGTTSTGGEPAVGGYFGGVNANLYGPLVLSLNTWTHLAATYDGATLRLYVNGVQVSSAAQTGNILTSSNPLQIGGDSIFGQYFQGMIDEVRVYDLALSASQIQTDMNTSIGPPANQPPVAQANATPKAGVAPLDVAFSSSGSQDPEGLPLSYNWTFGDGTPSSTATNPAHTYLTAGLYAAWLTVSDGVNSTTSSVVNITVGTVGEPPPAVSFSNTNYPVAENSGIATINVWLDKFYYVDVFVDFATAGGTATPGVDYVTNSGTLHFLPGQTNQSFLVTLLNSSGQNPTSRTVHLTLSNFSGASPGNPVAADLVILDPDAPPRLVSPCLTSNGLFQATVVGLPGQIFSVECSQTLSNWTSLITLTNVAGSMNFTDVTSPGASVRFYRTVSGYRGVFTQHNDNFRTGQNLNETILTPTNVTSATFGKLFSYPLDGIAYASPLYVANVSIPGQGFHNVIYVATEHDSVYAFDADGLGTNPLWQVSFINPAAGITTVPADDTGECCDIAPEIGITGTPVIDPVSGTLYAVAKTKEVNGSNTDYVQRLHALDITSGAEKFGGPVVIQATVPGTGVGSQAGQLPFLSLRENQHPALLLNHAVIYIAFASHGDNQPYHGWILGYHATTLQQTMAFCATPDAEGAGIWMGSGGLSADADGNIYFVTGDGTFDANTGGADYGDTFMKLSTNGTVLDYFTPFDQASLDAGNHDLGSANALLLPDQPGNHPHLVTSAGKNDVLYLVDRDNMGHFNSVDDSQIVQSMTLSNANFINPVYFNGYVYYSVTSTKIAAYRLNNGLLPVTPTSQSADTYGFPGGALATSANGTNNAILWAVQRKGATTPGVLHAYDAYNLGVEFYNSNQAGSRDTLDFAAKYTVPLVIDGKVFVGSLSRLTAYGLLP